A single genomic interval of Bradyrhizobium sp. CCBAU 53338 harbors:
- a CDS encoding transposase — MFAGAGRKRWPDELKAQIAAESLELGAVVTDVARRHGCRPQHA; from the coding sequence GTGTTCGCTGGCGCAGGTCGCAAGCGGTGGCCGGATGAATTGAAGGCACAGATTGCCGCGGAAAGCCTCGAGCTGGGGGCGGTTGTCACAGACGTCGCCCGTCGCCATGGCTGCCGGCCCCAGCATGCGTAA